The DNA sequence TACTTTGGTCACCCGAAAAAAACCTTCTGTATTTTTTGTTTGAAATTTATGATGATGTTTGGGTTGATGGATTTGAATTTAATGGAAGCAACGAAAGTTATAATTATGACATAATTGAAGTTTTTATTGATCAAGATAATTCTGGTGGGGTTCATATATTTGATGATAAAGTTGTTGGAACTATTTCCGAAGATGCATTTTCCTATCATATTTCAATCGATTTTCCTTCTGAAGATAGTGTCAATTCAAACTTTGTTGCTTTAGATTTTGACGGAACTGGCTGGGCAAATAATTTAATAATAAATTATGCAAATCATTTTCCAGAATTAGCTTTGCGTAAAAGCGGTGATAAGTACTGTTGGGAATTTTCGTTGAAGGTTTTTGATAATACTTATGATAATGAAAGTCCAGAAGCATCAAGAGTTATATTAAAACAAAATGATATTATTGGACTTTCAGTAGCGTATTGTGATAATGACGATCCAAACGAAACTCCAAAGTTAAGAGATAATTTTTTCGGTTCAGTTTTTGTAACGGAGGAAAATTATAATAACCATTGGATGAATAGTGATGATTATGGAATTTTACAGTTAATAGGAAATCCAACTTCTGTTAAAAGCAGTAAACATGAATCCCAAACAAATTTTGAAGTATATCCTAATCCTTCTTACGGAAATTTAAAATACTCTGTTAAGAATGAACAGTTGGGTGAATTAAATATTAGAATATTTAATATTCTTGGTCAGCAAGTGTATAAAATTTCAAGATCAAAAAATAATTATGAGAATTCAGATAATCTTAATTTAGAATTTTTATCGAGTGGGACTTATATAATTTCGGCAGAGATTAATAACATTACATTAAATAGAATTTTCAACTTTTTAGAAAATTAATTTCATTGATTTATCAACTTTGAAAAAAATTAAAACATAATTCATTTTGAGAATCAAATTTAAAAAATTTTAATTCTCAAATATTTTTTTCAATTCTATGTTTTTCAGACCTTTTCCCAAAGCCAGCATAAGTTTTATTCTAGCTTTTTGCCCGTTTAAATAATCTGAAAATATAACTCCGCTTTTCTTTAACCATTTCCCGGCGCCTTCATAACTGTAAATATCTAAAGTTTCTCCAGCTGGGCAGCGAGAAACTAAAACTACCGGAATATTTTTACTCAACACATATTTAATTCCTTCAAATGCCGGCGGCGGAACATTACCAACTCCGAGCGCTTCAACAACTAATCCATCAATTTTTGTATCGGCAATAAGTTTAAAAATATTTTCTTTAATTCCGGCATAAACTTTTATTATATCAACATTCGAGTTTATTTTATCAGTTTCAATTTTTTCTAATTTTCTCGGCAAACGATTAAACCAAACTTTTCCTTTATCAATAAAACCCAATGCGCCAAAATCCAAACTGTGGAATGTTTCAATATCTTCCGTGTGAGTTTTTGTTACTTCGCTTGCAGCATTTATTTCTCCGTTTAGACAAACCAAAACTCCCAAACTTTTACTGTTTTCATTATTACAAATACTAATTGCATTAATTAAATTTTTTGGTCCGTCCCAATCCGGTTCCGTGCTTGTTTTCATTGCACCAATTATTACAATTGGTTTTTCGGTATTAATTGTAAGATCAAGCAAATATGCGGTTTCTTCAAGCGTATCGGTTCCGTGTGTTACAATTATTCCATCAACATTTTTTTTCTTTATGAATTTTTGAATTGTTTGAGAAAGATTTAACATTAATTCCGGAGTCATATGCGGACCGGGAAAATTTCCAAAATTGTAAATTGAAATATTTGCCAATCCTTTTACTTCTGGAATCATTTCAATTAATTCTTCACCGTGGAAATACGGAATTGCTCCG is a window from the Ignavibacteriota bacterium genome containing:
- a CDS encoding T9SS type A sorting domain-containing protein — protein: MKKIIFLIILTISYLCVFAKQDDTVKVMQSDKVPVIDGISNDIAWNETSWQSIDQVWIPWGDYVDSSDYYGNYKVLWSPEKNLLYFLFEIYDDVWVDGFEFNGSNESYNYDIIEVFIDQDNSGGVHIFDDKVVGTISEDAFSYHISIDFPSEDSVNSNFVALDFDGTGWANNLIINYANHFPELALRKSGDKYCWEFSLKVFDNTYDNESPEASRVILKQNDIIGLSVAYCDNDDPNETPKLRDNFFGSVFVTEENYNNHWMNSDDYGILQLIGNPTSVKSSKHESQTNFEVYPNPSYGNLKYSVKNEQLGELNIRIFNILGQQVYKISRSKNNYENSDNLNLEFLSSGTYIISAEINNITLNRIFNFLEN
- a CDS encoding asparaginase encodes the protein MKKKNILVVFTGGTFSMKIDKETGGAIPYFHGEELIEMIPEVKGLANISIYNFGNFPGPHMTPELMLNLSQTIQKFIKKKNVDGIIVTHGTDTLEETAYLLDLTINTEKPIVIIGAMKTSTEPDWDGPKNLINAISICNNENSKSLGVLVCLNGEINAASEVTKTHTEDIETFHSLDFGALGFIDKGKVWFNRLPRKLEKIETDKINSNVDIIKVYAGIKENIFKLIADTKIDGLVVEALGVGNVPPPAFEGIKYVLSKNIPVVLVSRCPAGETLDIYSYEGAGKWLKKSGVIFSDYLNGQKARIKLMLALGKGLKNIELKKIFEN